In Alteromonas naphthalenivorans, one DNA window encodes the following:
- a CDS encoding acyl-CoA desaturase, producing the protein MKKPPLILTNVLVFIITGAIAFIGVPVWVINHGIDWAEIGTAIFLFYFTGMSITAGYHRLWSHKTYDANIVVRVILAIGGAMALQNSILHWSSDHRIHHRHVDDNDKDPYSAKRGLWFAHIGWMLREYQEKRYDDYRNCKDLQKDKVVMWQHNYYLPIVLAANFGVTGFLGWLNGDILGMILVAGVLRLVLVHHVTFFINSLAHFWGNQPYTDANTARDNGVLAFFTFGEGYHNYHHIFEYDYRNGIRWYQFDPTKWLIRGLSYVGLTHNLRRVPEERIEKARAAMQLQRASEQVSVLPNAEELMHTIEQEYELLMQRMSDYYAAKKRLMKVKQKSLKRTIEGLELTYKYKELKHALAVQKEKWLQLQSLSLQAA; encoded by the coding sequence ATGAAAAAACCACCTCTTATCCTGACGAATGTCTTAGTGTTCATAATTACCGGCGCCATCGCCTTTATTGGCGTACCTGTATGGGTTATCAATCATGGAATTGATTGGGCGGAAATAGGCACTGCGATCTTCTTATTTTATTTCACTGGTATGTCAATTACTGCCGGTTACCATCGTCTGTGGTCACATAAAACCTATGATGCGAATATTGTCGTGCGCGTAATACTTGCTATCGGCGGCGCAATGGCACTGCAAAATAGTATTTTGCACTGGAGTTCAGATCACAGAATTCACCACCGTCACGTTGACGACAACGACAAAGACCCTTATTCAGCAAAGCGCGGTTTGTGGTTTGCACACATTGGTTGGATGCTTCGCGAGTATCAAGAAAAGCGATATGACGACTACAGAAACTGTAAAGACTTGCAGAAAGATAAAGTGGTTATGTGGCAACACAATTACTACTTACCTATCGTTCTTGCCGCGAACTTCGGCGTTACCGGCTTTTTGGGTTGGTTGAATGGTGACATCTTAGGCATGATTTTGGTGGCTGGCGTATTGCGCTTGGTACTTGTGCATCATGTAACCTTCTTTATTAATTCCTTAGCACATTTCTGGGGAAACCAGCCGTATACTGATGCAAATACGGCTAGAGATAACGGTGTACTAGCATTCTTCACTTTCGGCGAGGGTTATCACAACTATCACCATATTTTTGAATACGACTACCGTAACGGTATTCGTTGGTATCAGTTTGATCCAACAAAATGGTTAATCCGCGGGCTTTCTTACGTGGGACTTACCCATAACCTGCGTCGTGTGCCCGAAGAGCGTATTGAAAAAGCGAGAGCGGCAATGCAACTGCAACGTGCTAGCGAACAAGTCTCTGTATTACCGAATGCAGAAGAGCTCATGCACACCATTGAGCAAGAGTATGAGCTACTTATGCAACGTATGTCTGATTACTACGCGGCGAAAAAGCGTTTGATGAAAGTAAAACAAAAATCACTCAAACGTACCATAGAAGGCTTAGAGCTTACCTATAAGTATAAAGAGCTTAAGCATGCGTTAGCCGTACAAAAAGAAAAGTGGCTTCAGTTACAGAGTCTATCGCTTCAAGCCGCATAA